Proteins co-encoded in one Polaromonas vacuolata genomic window:
- a CDS encoding tRNA dihydrouridine synthase → MTILLAPMEGLLDFVLRDILTRAGGIDRCVSEFIRITDQLLPERVFTRIVPELFNAGLTFAGVPVRAQLLGSDPTCLAENAARLASLGPAGIDLNFGCPANIVNRHGGGAALLDQPETIFAIVSAVRRAVPAAMPVSAKMRLGFHDDSRAIECALAISQGGACELVVHARTKAQAYRPPAYWERIADIRAHVTIPVVANGEIWNVDDARRCREASGCDMLMIGRGAVADPGLGLAIKADMARERIAGEIAPTDLNHAGQASGSAAIDGITWTLLMPLVLDFWQLVCTRLDARSRAGRLKQWLNFLRRRFPEAELAYQSLKSVNDPALIDEWLAATMSGLPRLVR, encoded by the coding sequence GTGACGATATTGCTCGCGCCCATGGAGGGCTTGCTCGACTTTGTGCTGCGCGACATTTTGACCCGGGCCGGCGGTATAGACCGCTGTGTTTCGGAGTTCATTCGCATCACTGACCAGCTGCTACCTGAGCGCGTTTTTACCCGCATAGTGCCTGAGCTTTTCAACGCAGGTCTGACTTTTGCCGGCGTGCCGGTACGCGCGCAATTGCTCGGCTCTGACCCAACTTGTTTGGCCGAGAACGCGGCCCGCTTAGCGAGTCTTGGCCCGGCAGGAATAGACCTTAACTTTGGCTGCCCGGCGAATATCGTCAATCGTCACGGCGGTGGTGCAGCTTTGCTCGACCAGCCGGAAACCATTTTTGCCATAGTCAGTGCGGTACGCCGAGCCGTACCAGCGGCTATGCCGGTGTCGGCCAAAATGCGCTTGGGTTTTCATGATGATTCGCGCGCGATTGAATGCGCGCTAGCCATTAGTCAGGGTGGGGCTTGCGAGCTAGTCGTGCATGCGCGCACCAAAGCCCAAGCCTATCGGCCGCCAGCCTATTGGGAGCGCATTGCCGACATCCGTGCCCATGTCACCATACCGGTAGTGGCGAATGGTGAAATCTGGAATGTCGATGATGCACGGCGTTGCCGCGAGGCCTCAGGCTGCGACATGTTGATGATTGGCCGAGGCGCGGTCGCTGACCCCGGCCTAGGACTGGCCATCAAAGCCGATATGGCGCGTGAACGCATTGCCGGTGAAATAGCCCCGACTGATTTGAATCATGCGGGGCAAGCCAGTGGCTCAGCGGCTATCGATGGCATCACATGGACTCTTTTAATGCCTTTGGTGCTGGATTTTTGGCAATTGGTTTGTACCCGGCTCGATGCGCGTTCGCGTGCCGGCCGACTCAAGCAGTGGCTGAACTTTTTGCGTCGGCGCTTCCCAGAAGCTGAGCTGGCTTATCAGTCACTAAAAAGCGTTAATGATCCAGCGCTGATTGATGAGTGGCTGGCTGCCACCATGTCTGGCTTGCCACGCCTTGTGCGCTAA
- a CDS encoding alpha/beta hydrolase, with protein sequence MTLTVLEAQTGENPTATILIMHGLGADGRDFLSIAEQLDLSSIGPVRFLFPNAPVIPVSINGGYPMPAWYDILGADLVKREDESGLRQSQAEIEALLAHEKARGIPANRMVLAGFSQGCAMTLMTGLRYTEGLAGLLCMSGYLPLADKTAAERSPANQDTPIFLAHGRRDPVVTFARAQASRDALVNLGYRPDWHEYEMEHSLCAEEIVDIESWLCKVLA encoded by the coding sequence ATGACCTTGACAGTTTTAGAGGCGCAGACCGGAGAAAACCCCACTGCCACCATTCTCATCATGCACGGCTTGGGTGCTGACGGGCGTGATTTTCTTTCCATCGCCGAGCAGCTCGATCTCTCTAGCATTGGGCCGGTGCGGTTTTTATTTCCTAATGCACCAGTCATACCGGTGAGTATTAATGGCGGCTACCCCATGCCCGCTTGGTATGACATTTTGGGCGCCGATCTGGTCAAGCGTGAAGACGAATCTGGTCTGCGCCAATCGCAAGCGGAGATAGAGGCGTTGCTGGCGCATGAGAAAGCGCGCGGCATACCGGCGAATCGAATGGTGTTGGCTGGCTTTTCTCAGGGTTGCGCCATGACCTTGATGACTGGACTGCGCTATACCGAAGGTTTGGCGGGGCTGCTTTGTATGTCTGGCTATTTGCCTTTGGCTGATAAGACGGCGGCTGAGCGCAGTCCGGCTAACCAAGACACGCCGATTTTTCTGGCCCACGGTAGACGCGATCCTGTCGTGACGTTTGCGCGTGCGCAAGCTAGCCGTGACGCGCTAGTTAACCTAGGTTATCGCCCCGATTGGCATGAGTATGAAATGGAGCATTCGCTGTGTGCCGAGGAAATTGTTGATATTGAAAGCTGGCTTTGCAAAGTTCTGGCCTAA
- a CDS encoding alpha/beta fold hydrolase, producing MAYRDYGLPYEKCWLLLHGGPGGSAHQGMLQPLDMGQHRAILPDQRGAGMSRPNGRIAGNNTHQLVADLELLRIKLGIEKWSVLSGSWGTVLALRYAQAYPQRIERMVMRGAFALKRAEIFGLLRPLASDKKVALDGFWPQAPYAGAAQVLTRLEQQLRAKTLGPASRHTIRCWNLLELRSALQGLWRSQLHLAAQRSADPQAAIAARQTWAQLRRQQRRALASLDKPLSDKADIRGWKKFRIQGHYLRHKGFVRPGELDAAVRSLAINGTSTDWVHGRFDAVCKPDNSLRWLAMQELINPGLASGHWPVAGHLASESGISRTLKRVVQSKHK from the coding sequence ATGGCCTATCGCGACTATGGTTTACCCTATGAAAAATGCTGGCTGCTGCTGCATGGTGGTCCGGGGGGTAGTGCGCATCAAGGCATGCTGCAACCTTTGGATATGGGTCAGCATCGCGCGATTTTGCCGGACCAACGCGGCGCTGGTATGTCGCGCCCGAACGGGCGAATCGCAGGCAACAATACGCATCAATTAGTTGCCGACCTTGAGCTTTTACGGATAAAACTGGGGATAGAAAAATGGTCGGTGTTATCCGGCTCTTGGGGAACGGTGTTAGCACTGCGCTATGCACAGGCTTATCCGCAACGCATAGAGCGAATGGTGATGCGCGGCGCTTTTGCCCTTAAACGCGCTGAGATTTTTGGTTTGTTAAGACCACTTGCGAGCGATAAAAAAGTTGCCCTCGATGGCTTTTGGCCACAAGCACCTTACGCTGGTGCAGCGCAGGTTTTAACCCGACTCGAACAACAGCTACGCGCCAAAACATTGGGCCCTGCAAGCCGGCACACGATACGTTGCTGGAACTTGCTCGAACTACGTTCAGCACTGCAAGGACTGTGGCGTAGTCAGTTGCACTTAGCAGCGCAGCGCAGTGCAGATCCACAAGCCGCAATAGCAGCGCGCCAAACCTGGGCGCAATTGCGGCGCCAGCAGCGGCGTGCGTTGGCCTCATTGGACAAACCGTTGAGCGATAAAGCGGATATTCGGGGCTGGAAAAAATTCAGAATTCAAGGCCACTACCTGCGGCACAAAGGTTTTGTAAGACCCGGCGAATTGGACGCAGCAGTGCGCAGCTTAGCGATTAATGGCACTAGCACTGACTGGGTACATGGCCGTTTTGATGCTGTTTGCAAACCAGATAACAGCTTGCGCTGGTTGGCTATGCAAGAGTTAATTAATCCTGGACTTGCCTCGGGACATTGGCCGGTTGCGGGACATTTAGCCAGCGAATCTGGAATAAGTCGCACGCTTAAACGCGTGGTCCAAAGCAAACACAAATAA
- the pqqC gene encoding pyrroloquinoline-quinone synthase PqqC, whose product MDIATIVRPDGDGPAWNRIDFEAKLRAQGAAYHIHHPFNLRMNSGGCAPDEIRHWVRNRFYYQICIPRKDAAILANMSDRAQRRLWIERILDHDGYGDYQGSSAGGMEAWIKLGEAVGIERQDLLSLKGVSPAVRFACDAYVNFASQAPWQEAVCSSLTEMFAPQIHKDRLSTWPTHYPWIDAAGFGYFRGRIPLAGRDVAHGLEVTLAHFTTRQAQHRALDILQFKLDILWNMLDAIEKVCLTPAAVKA is encoded by the coding sequence ATGGATATTGCAACAATTGTTCGCCCTGATGGCGACGGTCCGGCTTGGAATCGTATCGATTTCGAAGCCAAGCTGCGCGCCCAAGGCGCGGCTTATCACATACACCACCCCTTTAATCTGCGCATGAATAGCGGTGGTTGTGCGCCGGATGAAATTCGCCACTGGGTTAGAAACCGGTTTTATTACCAAATTTGTATTCCGCGCAAAGACGCAGCGATTCTTGCCAATATGTCAGACCGCGCGCAACGCCGTTTGTGGATTGAGCGCATTTTGGACCACGATGGCTACGGCGACTACCAAGGCTCTAGCGCAGGTGGTATGGAGGCTTGGATAAAACTCGGCGAAGCCGTGGGCATTGAACGACAAGACTTGTTGTCGCTAAAAGGCGTATCACCAGCCGTGCGTTTTGCTTGCGATGCGTACGTCAACTTTGCCTCGCAAGCGCCTTGGCAAGAAGCGGTTTGCTCATCATTAACGGAAATGTTTGCGCCGCAAATTCACAAAGACAGACTCTCTACTTGGCCCACGCATTACCCGTGGATTGATGCCGCAGGCTTTGGCTATTTCAGAGGCCGCATACCTCTGGCTGGCCGCGACGTGGCGCATGGCCTTGAAGTGACCTTGGCGCATTTCACCACGCGCCAAGCGCAACATCGCGCGCTAGATATTTTGCAGTTCAAGCTCGATATTTTGTGGAATATGCTGGACGCGATTGAGAAAGTTTGTTTGACCCCGGCTGCGGTAAAGGCTTGA
- a CDS encoding DUF3297 family protein, which produces MTDSEVTPVSAVPSVQAVALPDRLSIDLRSPHHIAAAFDRDVRIRFNDKERLDVAEYCVSERWIRVPAGKALDRKGQPLLMKLRGKVEAFYE; this is translated from the coding sequence ATGACCGATTCTGAAGTAACACCTGTGTCCGCTGTTCCGTCCGTTCAAGCCGTGGCTTTGCCAGATCGTCTCTCGATTGACCTGCGCAGCCCGCACCATATCGCTGCGGCATTTGATCGCGACGTGCGAATTCGCTTTAACGACAAAGAACGTCTAGATGTCGCGGAGTACTGCGTCAGCGAACGCTGGATTAGAGTGCCAGCCGGCAAAGCCTTAGACCGTAAGGGCCAGCCGCTGCTGATGAAGTTACGCGGAAAGGTCGAAGCTTTCTACGAGTAA
- a CDS encoding TspO/MBR family protein has product MNEITALSSAQWYAQLAKPFFAPPAWLFGPVWSVIYVIIAISFGYVLVQVLRKRLPYSVFRPFVFNLVFNLSFMPLQFGLRSNLWASVDIVLTLLTLIWAMVNIWPRARWVALVNIGYLLWVSFATVLQLSVTWMNR; this is encoded by the coding sequence ATGAACGAGATAACAGCACTCAGCAGTGCTCAGTGGTATGCGCAGCTTGCCAAGCCTTTTTTTGCACCACCTGCTTGGCTGTTTGGCCCGGTTTGGTCAGTTATTTACGTCATCATCGCGATTAGTTTTGGCTACGTTTTAGTGCAAGTTTTGCGCAAACGCTTGCCGTATTCGGTCTTTAGACCTTTTGTTTTTAATCTGGTTTTTAATTTGTCTTTTATGCCCTTGCAGTTTGGGCTCAGAAGCAATCTTTGGGCGAGCGTGGACATTGTGCTCACGCTGCTCACCCTAATTTGGGCCATGGTGAACATTTGGCCGCGTGCGCGTTGGGTTGCTTTAGTCAACATCGGCTACTTACTTTGGGTTTCTTTTGCTACGGTTTTGCAGCTCAGTGTGACTTGGATGAATCGCTAA
- the gshA gene encoding glutamate--cysteine ligase: MRRGVEKESLRVQPGGKLALTPHPVALGAALTHSSITTDFSESQVELVTGARTSVAVALDELTAIHQFTYRSLQDKGDEMLWVSSMPCGLPTDETIPLGRYGSSNVGRAKSVYRMGLGHRYGRRMQTISGIHYNWSLPDVSSEQYFGLIRNFRRHAFLLLYLFGASPAVCSSFVAGRQHALQQLSPDTMYMPHGTSLRMGRLGYQSDAQSSLAVSYNSLDGYAASLQDALTRPYPAYEAVGVRNPGGDYNQLDTTLLQIENEFYGTIRPKRVIFPGERPLHALRERGVEYVEVRLMDLDPFVPVGITAQTMRFLDVFLLHCLLTPSLDDSPAEIAALGRNQHRTAERGREPGLLLERGETQISLCDWGAQLLAECAPLAQRLDAENGTTDFSQALAAANLGLEDSSTLPSARVLASMAASHDNSFMQFVRSQSKQTRDVLLNLPFSAQQQAFFADQSEQSIAAQKAIEAADTMPFELYRQLYVAPERLIVGSAQAMAA; this comes from the coding sequence ATGCGCCGTGGGGTTGAAAAAGAAAGCCTGCGCGTGCAGCCTGGCGGCAAACTGGCGTTGACGCCGCACCCGGTGGCACTCGGTGCAGCGCTGACCCATTCTTCAATCACTACCGACTTCAGTGAATCTCAAGTTGAGTTAGTCACTGGTGCGCGCACCAGCGTTGCAGTAGCACTCGATGAGCTAACTGCTATTCATCAATTCACCTACCGCAGCTTGCAGGACAAGGGCGATGAAATGCTCTGGGTCTCCAGCATGCCTTGCGGCTTACCGACGGACGAGACGATTCCTCTGGGCCGCTATGGCTCGTCTAATGTGGGGCGCGCCAAAAGTGTCTATCGCATGGGTCTTGGTCACCGCTATGGCCGACGCATGCAGACCATTTCTGGCATTCACTACAACTGGTCGCTGCCAGATGTGAGTAGTGAGCAATACTTTGGACTGATTCGTAATTTCCGCCGTCACGCCTTTTTGCTGCTTTATCTGTTTGGCGCTTCGCCAGCAGTTTGTTCTTCTTTTGTGGCCGGTCGCCAACATGCACTCCAGCAATTGTCTCCAGACACGATGTATATGCCGCACGGTACCTCGTTGCGCATGGGGCGACTGGGCTATCAGAGCGACGCACAATCCTCGCTGGCGGTGAGCTACAACAGCCTAGACGGCTATGCGGCTTCTTTGCAAGACGCGCTAACACGTCCTTACCCGGCCTATGAGGCGGTAGGCGTTCGCAATCCGGGTGGTGACTACAACCAGTTAGATACCACGCTGCTGCAAATTGAAAACGAGTTCTACGGCACGATACGGCCTAAACGCGTGATTTTCCCGGGTGAGCGCCCCTTGCATGCGCTGCGTGAGCGCGGCGTCGAGTATGTAGAAGTTCGCCTGATGGACCTTGACCCGTTTGTGCCCGTTGGCATTACCGCCCAGACCATGCGTTTTCTGGATGTGTTTTTGCTTCACTGCCTGCTCACCCCAAGCCTTGATGACAGTCCTGCTGAGATCGCTGCGCTGGGGCGTAACCAGCACCGCACCGCAGAACGCGGGCGCGAACCCGGCCTGCTACTAGAGCGCGGTGAGACGCAAATTAGTCTGTGCGATTGGGGCGCACAACTGCTCGCCGAGTGCGCGCCATTGGCGCAAAGACTAGATGCTGAAAATGGCACGACTGACTTCAGCCAAGCCCTTGCAGCGGCCAATTTAGGCTTAGAGGACTCCAGCACGCTGCCATCCGCCAGAGTGCTCGCCAGCATGGCTGCATCGCACGACAACTCGTTTATGCAGTTTGTCCGCAGCCAATCCAAGCAGACCCGGGATGTGTTGCTAAACCTGCCGTTTTCAGCTCAGCAGCAGGCTTTTTTCGCGGATCAAAGTGAGCAATCCATCGCCGCACAAAAAGCCATAGAAGCGGCAGACACTATGCCGTTTGAACTCTATCGCCAGCTTTATGTCGCACCAGAGCGCTTAATCGTGGGTAGCGCTCAAGCTATGGCCGCCTAA
- a CDS encoding DUF1993 domain-containing protein yields MTNAVYISSIPVFKQMLGGLKVVLAKAQAHVLDKKLDPNALLQARLYPDMFALLRQVQVASDFAKGVAARLGGVEPPKLEDNELTFDELQARIDTVLAFITGLDAAGFEGAATREIVLQAGTPKEKRMNGQDYLLHYGLPHFFFHTTTVYAILRHNGVEVGKKDYVGSF; encoded by the coding sequence ATGACCAACGCTGTCTACATTTCTTCCATCCCCGTTTTTAAACAAATGCTGGGCGGCCTTAAAGTTGTTTTGGCTAAAGCTCAGGCTCATGTTCTTGACAAAAAGCTCGACCCCAACGCCTTGCTACAAGCCCGGCTTTACCCGGATATGTTTGCGCTGCTGCGCCAAGTGCAAGTCGCTTCCGACTTTGCCAAGGGTGTTGCAGCCCGTTTGGGTGGCGTTGAGCCGCCTAAGCTGGAAGACAATGAATTGACCTTTGATGAACTACAAGCCCGTATTGACACCGTGTTGGCCTTTATAACTGGCTTGGACGCGGCCGGTTTTGAAGGCGCGGCGACACGCGAGATCGTGCTGCAAGCCGGCACACCTAAAGAAAAACGCATGAACGGTCAAGACTATTTGCTGCATTACGGTCTGCCGCATTTCTTTTTCCACACCACGACGGTGTATGCAATCTTGCGTCACAACGGCGTTGAAGTCGGTAAGAAGGACTACGTCGGCAGCTTTTAA
- the pqqA gene encoding pyrroloquinoline quinone precursor peptide PqqA: protein MQWTAPSFVDMRFGFEITMYIANR, encoded by the coding sequence ATGCAATGGACTGCACCTTCTTTCGTCGACATGCGTTTCGGTTTTGAAATCACGATGTACATAGCCAACCGCTAA
- a CDS encoding sigma-54-dependent Fis family transcriptional regulator, protein MITQDGNHFPQRASFDTVVDMANEKRRVLIADSQLRSSSFGIKSSDKPEFSSAGRGVLAHALDESRFLLQHAAAAMQTLHEQISNTHSMVVLTSANGLVLKSLGDIDFLEKAAQVALAPGFDWSEKINGTNAIGTALREEQSMIVHGGEHFMNANKFLTCACAPISDPYGRLIGALDLTSDYRSFQQHTMALVKMSVQMIENHMFEDISSKGVVIHFHARAEFIGTLVDGIAVFSADGRFLSANRSAQFQLGLSFNALSAHTFSSLFGIPMSRLYALCRGTLTKLHSLCLYNGVTVSCRVDITSSGQFFTGQEILPKPAIDAASITREPLSPSLTPKSKLSTLRYLDTGDAQIAAVIQKLRLVRGRDIPIMILGETGTGKELMAQAIHGDSERSSAPFVCVNCASIPESLIESELFGYESGAFTGAREKGVIGKIQQANGGTLFLDEIGDMPRNLQARLLRVLQERRISPLGAGREIAVDISILCATNKNLKEMIACGEFRQDLYYRLNGLVVRLPALRERTDFKFVVSKIISSLSTYSKPVDLSDEVMEMFQRYQWPGNFRQLHNLLRTAVVMSGDTGTIERLHLPDDFLEEIAVLPCVDTFDIPAVTGALTNTKPAINPFANVANVADITKPAARLEEVTTLAIAQMLRQHKGNVSSAAKALGISRNTIYRKKHQLPADVWD, encoded by the coding sequence ATGATCACGCAAGATGGCAACCATTTTCCCCAGCGCGCAAGCTTTGATACGGTCGTTGATATGGCCAATGAAAAAAGGCGAGTGCTGATTGCCGACTCTCAATTGCGTTCAAGCTCTTTCGGCATCAAGTCTTCGGATAAACCAGAATTCTCATCTGCTGGTCGCGGCGTTCTGGCCCATGCGCTAGATGAAAGTCGCTTTCTTTTGCAGCATGCAGCGGCCGCCATGCAAACACTGCATGAGCAAATTTCTAACACCCACAGCATGGTGGTGCTGACGTCGGCTAACGGCTTGGTGCTTAAATCATTGGGGGATATTGATTTTTTAGAGAAAGCCGCGCAGGTGGCGCTCGCACCCGGTTTTGACTGGTCTGAAAAAATCAACGGCACTAACGCCATCGGCACAGCGCTGCGCGAAGAGCAGTCCATGATTGTTCATGGCGGCGAGCACTTCATGAACGCGAATAAATTTTTGACCTGTGCTTGTGCGCCTATCTCTGACCCCTATGGCCGCTTGATAGGCGCACTCGATTTAACCAGCGACTACCGCAGCTTTCAGCAGCACACAATGGCCTTGGTCAAAATGTCGGTGCAGATGATTGAAAACCATATGTTTGAAGACATTTCTTCAAAAGGCGTGGTCATACATTTTCATGCCCGCGCAGAATTCATCGGAACACTGGTTGACGGTATTGCTGTTTTTTCTGCTGATGGCCGTTTTCTCTCTGCCAACCGCAGCGCACAGTTTCAGTTGGGACTGTCCTTTAACGCACTAAGCGCACACACTTTTTCCTCATTGTTCGGCATACCCATGTCGCGTTTATATGCACTTTGCCGCGGCACATTAACCAAGCTGCACTCACTGTGTCTGTATAACGGTGTGACGGTGTCGTGCCGTGTCGATATCACTTCTAGTGGGCAGTTTTTCACGGGCCAAGAGATTCTGCCAAAGCCCGCCATCGATGCAGCTTCGATTACGCGTGAGCCACTTTCGCCTAGCTTGACGCCAAAGTCCAAACTCTCAACCTTGCGTTATCTCGACACTGGAGATGCGCAGATTGCAGCGGTGATACAAAAACTCAGACTGGTGCGTGGACGCGATATTCCCATCATGATTTTGGGCGAGACGGGAACCGGAAAAGAATTGATGGCGCAGGCCATTCATGGCGACTCCGAACGTTCTTCTGCGCCTTTTGTATGTGTCAATTGCGCGTCGATTCCCGAGTCTTTAATTGAGTCAGAACTGTTTGGTTATGAGAGTGGCGCCTTCACCGGTGCGCGTGAAAAAGGCGTGATTGGTAAGATTCAACAGGCCAATGGCGGCACTCTTTTTTTAGATGAGATTGGTGATATGCCGCGCAACTTACAAGCGCGTTTACTACGCGTGCTACAAGAGCGCCGCATCAGTCCACTAGGCGCAGGTCGTGAAATAGCGGTTGATATTTCCATTCTTTGCGCGACTAACAAAAACCTCAAAGAGATGATCGCCTGCGGTGAGTTTAGGCAAGACTTGTATTACCGACTCAATGGCTTGGTTGTGCGACTACCTGCTTTACGCGAACGCACAGACTTTAAATTTGTCGTCAGCAAAATCATCTCCAGCCTATCTACTTATTCCAAGCCAGTGGACTTGTCTGATGAAGTGATGGAGATGTTTCAGCGCTATCAGTGGCCGGGTAATTTTCGTCAGTTGCACAACTTGCTCAGAACTGCGGTGGTGATGTCGGGTGACACCGGTACGATTGAGCGCCTGCATTTGCCCGATGATTTTTTAGAGGAAATTGCCGTACTGCCTTGCGTCGATACGTTTGATATACCGGCTGTTACCGGTGCTTTAACTAACACCAAGCCAGCGATTAATCCATTCGCTAATGTCGCTAATGTCGCTGATATTACTAAACCCGCTGCTCGCTTAGAAGAAGTAACCACGCTTGCTATTGCTCAAATGCTGCGTCAGCATAAAGGCAATGTTTCTTCAGCAGCTAAGGCATTAGGTATTTCGCGCAATACTATTTACCGCAAGAAGCACCAGTTGCCAGCCGATGTTTGGGATTGA
- the ylqF gene encoding ribosome biogenesis GTPase YlqF has translation MAIQWFPGHMHLTKKTISERIKEIDVVIELLDARLPGSSANPMLAELTGSKPALKVLNKQDLADPARTAVWLEHYNALPATRAIELDASETAPARRLIKACHELAPLRGGMTKPMRVLICGIPNVGKSTLINTLIGKRSAKTGDEAGVTKAEQRISLADDFYLYDTPGMLWPRIIVAKSGYNLAASGAIGRNAFEEEEVALELLDYLIKNYPEAITSRYKVELPPGITDEQLLEEIGRKRGAVLTKGRVNLQKAAEIVIYEFRAATLGRITLETPAEFAKGLAEGQVLDAERQVKKDAIETNRLIKFKKIPRTDRRTAANKPDKNAKPEKPDLD, from the coding sequence ATGGCCATTCAATGGTTTCCGGGTCACATGCACCTGACCAAAAAAACCATCAGCGAGCGCATCAAAGAAATTGATGTGGTCATAGAGCTGCTGGACGCCCGCCTACCGGGCTCAAGTGCCAACCCCATGCTGGCTGAGCTGACCGGCTCTAAGCCGGCGCTCAAGGTGCTAAATAAGCAAGATTTGGCCGATCCAGCGCGCACCGCCGTCTGGCTAGAGCACTACAACGCCTTGCCTGCAACTCGAGCGATTGAGTTGGACGCCAGCGAGACCGCACCAGCACGTCGCTTAATCAAAGCCTGCCACGAGCTTGCGCCACTGCGCGGCGGCATGACCAAGCCCATGCGCGTGCTGATCTGCGGCATACCCAACGTCGGCAAATCTACTCTGATCAATACCTTAATCGGTAAGCGCTCAGCCAAAACCGGTGATGAAGCCGGTGTTACCAAGGCCGAGCAACGCATTTCATTGGCCGATGATTTTTATCTCTACGACACGCCCGGTATGCTGTGGCCGCGAATCATAGTCGCCAAGAGTGGCTACAACCTTGCCGCCAGCGGCGCGATTGGCCGCAATGCGTTCGAGGAAGAAGAAGTCGCGTTAGAGCTGCTCGACTACCTGATTAAAAACTACCCTGAAGCGATTACCTCGCGCTACAAAGTCGAGCTCCCGCCCGGCATCACCGACGAGCAGTTGCTGGAAGAAATCGGCCGCAAGCGCGGTGCAGTGCTCACCAAAGGCAGAGTTAACCTGCAAAAAGCTGCCGAGATTGTGATTTACGAATTTCGCGCCGCCACCTTGGGCCGTATCACCTTAGAGACGCCAGCGGAGTTTGCCAAAGGACTTGCCGAAGGCCAGGTGCTAGACGCAGAGCGCCAAGTCAAGAAAGACGCGATTGAAACCAATCGTTTGATCAAGTTTAAGAAAATTCCAAGAACAGACCGGCGCACTGCGGCCAACAAGCCGGATAAAAACGCAAAGCCCGAGAAACCCGATCTGGACTGA
- the pqqB gene encoding pyrroloquinoline quinone biosynthesis protein PqqB produces MQLRVLGSAAGGGFPQWNCNCFNCDGLRRGTIVAQARTQSSIAVSSNGLDWLLVNASPDVLAQIRANPELQPARAIRDSGIAAVLLMDAQIDHVTGLLMLRERSSALPVMATAEVFSDIGAGFPLTKILSHYCGIQVLPMLPDGSVQNVPGLTDVQIRPIVLSSKPPPYSPFRNQPRPGDNIGLVIENPVSGARVFYAPGLGEITPEILTLMASCQTVLVDGTCWSGDEMLRQGLSKKTSAEMGHLPQSGPGGMISFLDLLPPGVRKILIHINNSNPILRDDSAERAELTAHGIEVAFDGMDLVF; encoded by the coding sequence ATGCAATTACGCGTTTTAGGCTCTGCCGCAGGTGGAGGTTTTCCTCAATGGAATTGCAACTGTTTTAACTGTGACGGATTGCGCCGCGGCACCATAGTAGCCCAGGCCCGTACTCAATCGTCGATTGCGGTCTCTAGCAATGGCTTGGACTGGTTGTTGGTCAACGCATCTCCTGATGTATTGGCTCAGATACGCGCCAATCCCGAGTTGCAACCGGCCCGTGCCATACGTGACAGCGGTATTGCCGCCGTATTACTAATGGACGCACAGATAGACCATGTAACCGGTTTATTGATGTTGCGTGAGCGCTCAAGTGCGCTGCCTGTGATGGCAACTGCTGAAGTTTTTTCTGATATTGGCGCGGGTTTTCCCTTGACCAAAATTCTCTCGCATTACTGCGGTATTCAAGTTTTACCTATGCTGCCGGATGGCAGCGTACAAAATGTTCCAGGTCTTACCGATGTACAAATACGCCCGATAGTGTTGTCATCTAAGCCGCCGCCTTATTCTCCGTTTCGCAACCAACCGCGGCCCGGCGACAACATCGGCTTGGTGATTGAAAACCCTGTCAGTGGTGCACGTGTTTTTTACGCACCTGGCTTGGGCGAAATCACACCGGAAATACTAACGCTGATGGCCAGCTGTCAAACGGTGTTGGTTGACGGCACTTGCTGGAGCGGTGACGAAATGCTGCGCCAAGGTTTGTCTAAAAAAACCTCTGCTGAAATGGGCCATTTGCCGCAAAGCGGGCCTGGCGGCATGATTTCATTTCTCGATTTGCTGCCGCCCGGTGTGCGCAAAATTCTTATTCACATTAACAATTCCAACCCCATACTAAGAGACGATTCAGCCGAGCGCGCAGAACTCACTGCGCACGGTATTGAAGTCGCTTTCGACGGCATGGATTTGGTATTTTAA